A genomic stretch from Zeimonas sediminis includes:
- a CDS encoding antirestriction protein, with protein MALDEGQRVRHPAALFGVQFPMCLEPVIFTMAEQLSPDYTGGLWAMYALSNGAFYMAPESEQAMRVVSPNGFDGAMSADALGITACLYAYSHLSFGGPEVFAETCARQYHLLRELMFEHAEAGAILQAID; from the coding sequence ATGGCCCTCGACGAGGGTCAGCGTGTCCGTCACCCGGCGGCGCTGTTCGGCGTGCAGTTCCCGATGTGCCTGGAGCCGGTCATCTTCACGATGGCCGAGCAGTTGTCGCCGGACTACACCGGTGGCCTCTGGGCGATGTACGCGCTGAGCAACGGTGCGTTCTACATGGCGCCGGAGTCCGAGCAGGCGATGCGCGTGGTCAGCCCGAACGGCTTCGACGGCGCGATGTCGGCCGATGCGCTGGGCATCACGGCGTGCCTTTATGCCTATAGCCACCTGTCGTTCGGTGGGCCCGAGGTCTTCGCCGAGACCTGTGCGCGGCAGTACCACCTGTTGCGGGAGCTCATGTTCGAGCACGCGGAGGCTGGGGCGATCCTGCAGGCGATCGACTGA
- a CDS encoding helix-turn-helix transcriptional regulator: MDQRNHDTLVYRLAQILVKLNQGESLDPGDLAAEFGVNLRTIQRDLNERFAYLPITKVNGRYRLDATFLGKLSTRDIERFASLAGVRGLFPSFSDDFLRDIFDSQIQSALLVKGHNYEDLSGKEAQFRELERAIVGHRRVGFRYLKGEVSKAYRDLEPYKLLNLKGIWYLAARDAGKLKTFAFTRIDGLLVSEDAFEPDPSVDETLAKEDGIWFTEDRTEIVLKISSEVSGYFKRRKLIANQVIQMELGDGGLIVSAVVGHPNQIVPVVRYWIPYIRIISPDGLQAEMERGLADYLTAPKVR, from the coding sequence TTGGACCAACGTAATCACGACACGCTCGTCTATCGGCTGGCCCAGATCCTGGTCAAGCTCAACCAGGGCGAGAGCCTCGATCCGGGCGACCTCGCGGCCGAGTTCGGCGTCAACCTCCGGACCATCCAGCGCGACCTGAACGAACGCTTCGCCTACCTGCCGATCACGAAGGTCAATGGACGCTATCGGTTAGACGCCACCTTCCTCGGCAAGCTCAGCACACGGGACATTGAACGCTTCGCCTCGCTGGCCGGCGTCCGGGGTCTGTTTCCGTCGTTCTCGGACGACTTCCTGCGGGACATCTTCGACAGCCAGATCCAGTCGGCGCTGCTGGTGAAGGGGCACAACTATGAGGACCTCTCGGGAAAGGAGGCCCAGTTCCGCGAGTTGGAGCGAGCGATCGTCGGGCATCGGCGAGTCGGCTTTCGCTACCTGAAGGGCGAAGTCTCGAAGGCCTATCGCGACCTCGAGCCGTACAAGCTGCTGAACCTCAAGGGCATCTGGTACCTGGCCGCCCGCGACGCGGGCAAGTTGAAGACCTTCGCCTTCACCCGGATCGACGGTCTGCTGGTGTCGGAGGATGCGTTCGAGCCCGATCCGTCGGTGGACGAGACGCTGGCGAAAGAAGACGGCATCTGGTTCACCGAGGACCGGACCGAGATCGTGCTGAAGATCTCCAGCGAGGTCTCGGGCTATTTCAAGCGCCGCAAGTTGATCGCCAACCAGGTCATCCAGATGGAGTTGGGCGACGGCGGCCTGATCGTGTCCGCCGTCGTGGGGCATCCAAACCAGATCGTGCCCGTGGTGCGGTACTGGATTCCGTACATACGCATCATCAGTCCGGACGGGTTGCAGGCGGAGATGGAAAGGGGGCTGGCCGATTATCTGACCGCGCCGAAGGTGCGTTGA
- a CDS encoding site-specific integrase gives MPVIKLTAEFIAGQLQCPSGKTRIEYCDSDVPGLYVEVRATAPGQGTYYLRYKDATGKTCHQKIGRTVEIALLDARKKARQLKAEIALGADPRGQVKAQKAVITWDEFFEAHYLPYVKPRKRSWARDEQLHRLRIQPKFGGRRLNQISRHEIQQFHTSLLDDGLSPASADHHLRLIKRCFNLAVSWDLVDKNPAERIPLLRVDNQVENYLNAEQLAALLEVLRTDSARGVCQIALFLLSTGARLSEALTATWDQIDRANRVWRIPATNSKSKRMRSVPLNDSALEVLDEVETEGKFEHVFINHRWKNEDGSMGRPYTTIHKVWEKLRKEAGLPHLRVHDLRHQYASLLVNAGRSLYEVQQVLGHSDPSVTTRYAHLSSKSLQDAANSASVIIKASMKVPQAEGMPADPMPPGEGGADGQQPRPGVPAQVA, from the coding sequence ATGCCTGTTATCAAACTGACGGCCGAGTTCATCGCCGGCCAGCTGCAGTGCCCGTCCGGCAAGACACGCATTGAATACTGCGATAGCGACGTCCCCGGCCTGTACGTCGAGGTGCGCGCGACGGCCCCTGGCCAAGGGACGTACTACCTTCGATACAAGGACGCGACTGGCAAGACATGTCACCAGAAAATCGGCCGCACGGTCGAGATTGCCCTGCTCGACGCCCGTAAGAAGGCCAGGCAGCTTAAGGCCGAGATCGCCCTGGGGGCTGACCCTCGCGGCCAGGTCAAGGCCCAAAAGGCTGTCATCACCTGGGACGAGTTCTTTGAAGCTCACTATCTACCCTATGTGAAGCCCCGAAAGCGCAGTTGGGCACGTGACGAGCAGCTTCATCGCCTGCGCATTCAGCCGAAGTTCGGCGGGCGACGGCTTAACCAAATCTCGCGCCACGAGATTCAGCAATTTCACACCAGCCTGCTCGATGATGGCCTGTCCCCGGCATCGGCCGATCACCACCTTCGGCTGATTAAGCGATGCTTCAATTTGGCGGTGTCCTGGGACCTGGTCGACAAGAACCCGGCTGAGCGTATTCCGCTGCTGCGCGTCGACAACCAGGTCGAGAACTACCTGAACGCAGAGCAGCTCGCGGCCCTGTTGGAAGTCCTCCGAACCGATAGCGCCCGCGGTGTTTGCCAGATCGCGCTGTTCTTGCTGTCGACCGGGGCAAGGCTTAGCGAGGCGCTTACGGCCACCTGGGACCAGATCGATCGGGCCAACCGCGTTTGGCGCATCCCGGCGACGAACTCCAAGTCCAAGCGCATGCGCTCGGTGCCGCTGAACGACAGTGCGCTGGAGGTCCTCGATGAGGTCGAGACCGAGGGCAAGTTCGAGCACGTCTTCATCAATCACCGCTGGAAGAACGAAGACGGCTCGATGGGCAGGCCCTACACCACAATCCATAAGGTCTGGGAGAAGCTGCGCAAGGAGGCGGGTCTGCCGCACCTTCGGGTCCATGACCTCCGGCATCAGTACGCCTCGCTGTTGGTCAACGCGGGCCGGAGCCTGTATGAGGTTCAGCAGGTCCTCGGCCACAGCGATCCGTCGGTGACCACCCGCTATGCGCACCTGAGCTCGAAGTCGCTGCAGGACGCCGCCAACAGTGCGTCCGTCATCATCAAGGCCTCGATGAAGGTGCCGCAGGCCGAGGGCATGCCTGCCGACCCGATGCCCCCGGGTGAGGGCGGGGCGGACGGGCAGCAGCCGCGGCCGGGGGTGCCCGCTCAGGTGGCGTAG
- a CDS encoding AAA family ATPase — protein sequence MTSNLVGSGSGIAPIDPSLTLSPASAAPAFESRAEAALRWLGAGFSVIPIGRGELSTGGASAWLDQLSADAVDAYWREHPDHDFGVVLSDELVVFEVSSLDAQRALDAIEEAHGITPTMIDGGSTGIRHWFRCSPGSRPTSDWLSEQSRPPLHIGIAAAGVILSLPPSEGRGLLGAGPQTLADLAEVGQDLIAAIIEHNRRLASGVRPPVDVTPCPMIAPVQIVEATGVEPGNVWAAVEPPFAPVDDMALGEDGKQCAPDRPRPTALDKFSLRGRAGEVERNAVEQIPLLGRIAMVGQFTAIYAPPNGGKTLLTLHLLREATRLGRVDPARVYYINVDDHAQGLLEKLRIADECGFHLLVDGYREFSSTNFLDTLRVMTAEDQARGVVVILDTLKKFTDLMDKSRASAFMKVARQFIVKGGTIVGLAHTNKYLGSDGKPVFAGTTDVRDDADCVHILRPLDSSPGDTERVVELENIKRRGNVALKAAYRYCIEPDISYDELLASVEEVDQSELLTLKRTEAERSDADLIAHVQACVREGIDTKMRLADAVAERAGVSKRQAVRILEAYTGADPARHRWQFVVRERGAKVFALLGEAGPATEAPETDQAGGCGDV from the coding sequence ATGACGAGCAACCTCGTCGGCTCCGGGTCGGGCATTGCGCCGATCGACCCGAGTCTTACCCTTTCCCCCGCTTCAGCCGCGCCGGCCTTCGAGTCTCGCGCCGAAGCTGCCCTGCGCTGGCTCGGCGCGGGCTTTAGTGTGATCCCTATTGGCCGTGGTGAGCTGAGCACCGGGGGTGCGTCGGCTTGGCTCGATCAACTGTCGGCTGATGCGGTCGACGCATATTGGCGCGAGCACCCCGATCACGACTTCGGCGTCGTCCTCAGCGACGAGTTGGTTGTGTTCGAGGTGAGTTCCCTCGATGCGCAGCGCGCCCTCGATGCGATTGAAGAGGCGCACGGCATCACCCCCACCATGATCGACGGCGGTTCCACTGGCATTCGCCACTGGTTTCGATGTTCACCCGGTTCGCGCCCGACGTCCGACTGGTTGAGTGAACAGTCACGGCCTCCCCTCCATATTGGGATTGCGGCTGCGGGTGTCATCTTGTCGCTGCCCCCCAGCGAGGGGCGAGGGCTCCTCGGGGCAGGGCCGCAGACTCTCGCGGATCTGGCCGAGGTGGGGCAGGACTTGATCGCCGCGATCATCGAGCACAACCGCCGATTGGCATCGGGAGTTCGCCCGCCAGTCGATGTCACGCCCTGCCCGATGATCGCCCCGGTGCAGATCGTCGAGGCAACGGGCGTGGAGCCGGGTAATGTTTGGGCCGCTGTCGAGCCGCCGTTCGCGCCGGTCGACGACATGGCCCTCGGCGAGGACGGCAAGCAGTGCGCCCCTGATCGGCCCCGCCCGACGGCACTCGATAAGTTTTCGTTGCGAGGCCGGGCTGGCGAGGTTGAACGCAACGCTGTCGAACAGATCCCGCTGCTCGGGAGGATCGCGATGGTCGGCCAGTTCACGGCGATCTACGCGCCACCGAACGGCGGCAAGACGCTGCTTACGTTGCACCTCCTGAGGGAGGCCACCCGCCTGGGCCGAGTCGATCCAGCCCGCGTGTACTACATCAACGTTGACGATCACGCTCAGGGCCTGCTGGAAAAGCTGCGGATCGCGGACGAGTGCGGCTTCCACCTGCTCGTCGACGGCTATCGCGAATTCAGTTCGACCAACTTCCTGGACACGCTGCGCGTGATGACCGCTGAGGACCAGGCGCGAGGTGTTGTGGTCATCCTCGACACGCTCAAGAAGTTCACCGACCTGATGGACAAATCGCGGGCCAGTGCGTTCATGAAGGTCGCCCGACAATTTATCGTGAAGGGCGGCACCATCGTCGGGTTGGCCCACACCAACAAGTACCTGGGCTCTGACGGGAAGCCAGTGTTTGCCGGCACGACCGATGTCCGGGACGATGCCGACTGCGTGCACATCTTGCGACCGCTTGATTCATCGCCCGGCGACACCGAGCGGGTCGTGGAGCTTGAAAACATCAAGCGCCGCGGGAACGTCGCGCTCAAAGCCGCGTATCGGTATTGCATCGAACCCGACATTTCCTACGACGAGCTCCTCGCCTCGGTCGAGGAGGTTGATCAGTCGGAGTTGCTGACCCTGAAGCGGACCGAGGCCGAGCGCAGCGACGCCGACCTCATCGCCCACGTGCAGGCGTGCGTTCGCGAGGGCATCGACACGAAGATGCGCCTGGCCGATGCCGTGGCCGAGCGCGCGGGTGTGAGCAAGCGCCAGGCGGTCCGCATCCTTGAGGCCTACACGGGCGCTGACCCCGCCCGACACCGGTGGCAGTTCGTCGTTCGCGAGCGTGGGGCGAAGGTCTTCGCGCTGCTCGGCGAGGCTGGGCCGGCGACCGAGGCCCCGGAGACGGACCAGGCAGGAGGGTGCGGCGATGTGTAA
- a CDS encoding SEC-C domain-containing protein, which yields MREALSTTAGPEPATGRLREILISKDSRFKNLFDSLQSAQLALAPKQDCIYQYPSASQTTAVHNATANNEALRHALATATHGDQTVALPIAAHMYFLGSIATRLAAFRWTRKKAISEALDIIAVCIDRGALSAALLQSRASLEQAGGLLLFDKDIAGIPKPSSDNAARTQWLVAVNAALGSRAKGMRIDWEDVLAKGLRQGRSKSYKPAEGVQSLEARDLMKGIDALDREIKGTRKVYDFLSEFAHPNIGIFSLGIEDFAHETLKSGLRIYTRTYSAKGRGAYVTEQLASIFFETLEVVHAVSALAQQSDTRLGTLESDLTLQSRSAIRTILRLYPWTTKRTDPCPCFSGRIADACCGRRLRLG from the coding sequence ATGCGAGAAGCGCTCTCCACAACCGCCGGGCCCGAACCTGCGACTGGTCGACTCCGTGAGATTCTCATCTCTAAAGATTCCCGTTTCAAGAATTTGTTCGACTCACTTCAATCGGCTCAACTCGCCCTGGCGCCGAAACAAGACTGCATCTACCAGTATCCATCTGCCAGTCAGACCACGGCCGTCCACAACGCAACAGCGAACAATGAAGCCCTCCGTCACGCCCTTGCTACGGCCACGCATGGGGACCAGACTGTAGCGCTGCCAATTGCAGCGCACATGTACTTTCTGGGATCGATCGCCACGCGCTTAGCTGCATTCCGTTGGACGAGGAAGAAGGCGATTTCCGAGGCGCTCGACATCATCGCGGTCTGCATCGACCGTGGAGCACTCTCGGCTGCACTGCTGCAATCTCGCGCCAGCCTCGAGCAGGCAGGCGGACTCCTGCTGTTCGACAAGGACATTGCGGGCATCCCTAAGCCTTCGTCGGATAACGCGGCACGCACTCAGTGGCTCGTAGCGGTAAACGCCGCACTCGGAAGCCGGGCCAAGGGCATGCGCATTGACTGGGAAGACGTACTAGCTAAGGGATTGCGACAAGGCCGCTCGAAATCCTATAAACCCGCCGAAGGCGTTCAATCCCTCGAAGCCCGAGATCTCATGAAGGGAATTGATGCGCTTGACCGGGAGATCAAAGGGACTCGCAAGGTTTATGACTTCCTGAGTGAATTCGCACACCCGAACATCGGTATTTTCTCGCTGGGCATCGAAGACTTCGCCCACGAGACGCTCAAAAGTGGACTACGTATATACACGCGAACGTATTCAGCAAAGGGGCGAGGCGCATATGTGACTGAACAGTTGGCGAGCATCTTCTTTGAGACACTCGAGGTCGTTCATGCCGTCAGCGCGCTTGCCCAGCAGAGCGACACAAGATTGGGGACACTAGAATCCGACCTCACTTTGCAGAGTCGCTCCGCCATTCGAACCATTCTTCGCCTGTACCCATGGACCACCAAACGCACGGATCCCTGTCCGTGCTTTTCTGGTCGCATCGCTGACGCCTGCTGTGGACGACGCCTGCGATTAGGCTAG
- a CDS encoding EVE domain-containing protein yields the protein MISEGLIRTYFEADRSAVKQRYDLLFPAASKRAALSGIEAKAPSKKRSGSSAAQDLPPAEPMEPLPEGASLRDLTKAVLRNLGRMLHLPKESTEELQSASLELGIFDTGALVHFLNELNGNGTTNEYVLEGLTLLLGPKLATAIVHNWAPLACFPVDTDLPYPRLKAQFRAAGIEYDDGEQHLTASVLINISYAVSDYLQKHKLEPWQVWALVYDLGPRLLPEQRPFPTDPPPRIWLTAAGPENYASVDAHQPTDREVWSANPRAKYGDLLLMYCRAPRSAIVGVYRCMADAYRDPLNQYWTGVWTEIGEKLPLPYITFAEMRSDPILKNWAMVKMQFQGLMKHAIPDEYWKRLQEMVAAKDANAGALLSAYAASATGVRLLRTSPGEMTEKDFEDTVLLPLLGRLGWQLGKSLDRQIEMPIKVGSGRPILARADIVGYKGPLGSDVAIVIESKRSIRNSAELEQAMLQAESYAGRLRCTRFAVAAPEGIWVYEMSFPSQSRALTDQPVPLEEKSVGRLRELLGRRNG from the coding sequence ATGATCTCGGAAGGACTCATCCGGACCTATTTCGAAGCTGATCGCTCCGCGGTGAAACAGCGGTACGACCTGCTTTTCCCTGCCGCCTCGAAACGCGCGGCCCTGAGCGGCATTGAAGCCAAGGCGCCGAGCAAGAAGAGATCGGGGAGTTCGGCGGCCCAAGACCTTCCCCCCGCCGAGCCGATGGAACCGCTCCCCGAGGGCGCGTCATTGCGCGATCTCACGAAGGCGGTCTTGCGAAACCTCGGGAGGATGCTGCACTTGCCAAAGGAGAGCACGGAAGAGTTGCAGAGTGCGAGCCTTGAACTTGGGATCTTTGACACTGGCGCGCTCGTGCATTTCCTAAACGAACTCAATGGAAATGGCACGACGAACGAGTACGTTCTTGAGGGGCTCACGCTCCTCCTTGGCCCGAAGCTCGCGACTGCGATCGTTCACAACTGGGCGCCGCTCGCCTGCTTTCCCGTTGACACCGATTTGCCTTATCCGCGCCTGAAAGCGCAGTTCCGGGCGGCGGGGATTGAATACGACGACGGCGAGCAGCATCTGACAGCAAGCGTCTTAATCAACATCTCTTACGCTGTTAGTGACTATCTCCAGAAACACAAGCTTGAACCCTGGCAGGTTTGGGCCCTCGTCTACGACCTAGGGCCGCGGCTCTTGCCTGAGCAGCGCCCATTCCCGACGGATCCGCCCCCAAGAATTTGGCTAACAGCCGCCGGCCCCGAAAACTACGCATCGGTCGACGCACATCAGCCAACGGATCGAGAGGTTTGGTCGGCGAACCCAAGAGCAAAGTACGGCGACTTGTTACTGATGTACTGTCGCGCTCCGAGATCTGCGATCGTCGGCGTCTATCGCTGCATGGCAGACGCCTACCGCGACCCGCTCAATCAATATTGGACCGGTGTGTGGACGGAGATCGGGGAGAAGCTGCCCCTTCCGTACATCACCTTCGCGGAAATGCGAAGTGATCCAATTCTCAAGAACTGGGCGATGGTCAAAATGCAGTTTCAGGGGCTAATGAAGCATGCAATCCCAGACGAGTACTGGAAGCGACTGCAGGAGATGGTCGCCGCCAAGGACGCCAACGCGGGAGCACTGCTATCTGCCTATGCAGCCTCGGCCACTGGCGTCCGTCTGTTGCGCACATCCCCAGGGGAGATGACGGAGAAGGACTTCGAAGACACCGTCCTGCTTCCACTCCTCGGTCGGCTCGGTTGGCAGCTCGGGAAGTCATTGGATCGGCAAATCGAGATGCCGATCAAGGTTGGTTCCGGCCGCCCCATCCTCGCCCGCGCTGACATCGTGGGCTACAAAGGGCCCCTGGGCTCAGACGTCGCAATTGTGATCGAAAGCAAGCGATCGATCCGAAACTCGGCGGAGTTGGAGCAGGCGATGCTTCAAGCGGAGTCCTACGCGGGCAGACTCCGATGCACCCGGTTCGCTGTCGCTGCGCCCGAAGGGATCTGGGTGTACGAAATGTCGTTCCCGAGCCAGAGCCGCGCCCTGACGGATCAGCCTGTTCCTCTGGAGGAAAAAAGCGTCGGCCGCCTTCGTGAGTTGCTCGGGCGGCGCAATGGCTGA